One genomic segment of Sminthopsis crassicaudata isolate SCR6 chromosome 2, ASM4859323v1, whole genome shotgun sequence includes these proteins:
- the VSIR gene encoding V-type immunoglobulin domain-containing suppressor of T-cell activation, whose protein sequence is MDLPPGAVLGRWRALLLALLLASPRGSAAALKVTAPYSLYVCPEGQNVTMSCKVTGSLIDRHDSLFKTWHMGHLESQSCLEKRSIRNVTERELHPHHGGHHANSSQNPGGHKEPTVHHGVELASDHHGNFSITLLNLTAQDSGIYCCLVMEFNHHHFEQTVHGLMELQVQKGQAPLSKCTLHPASIQESENITAAALATGACIVGILCLPLILLLVYKQQQAASNRRAHELVRMESNAQGIENPVFEAVSQGASESKPKPPLSYVAQRQPSESGRHLLSEPNTPLSPPGVGDVFFPSLDPVPDSPDSEAV, encoded by the exons GTTCTGCAGCGGCTCTGAAGGTCACCGCGCCCTACTCCCTCTACGTCTGTCCCGAAGGGCAGAACGTCACCATGAGCTGCAAGGTCACGGGCTCACTCATCGATCGCCACGACTCGCTGTTCAAGACGTGGCACATGGGCCATCTGGAGAGCCAGAGCTGCTTGGAGAAGAGGTCCATCCGCAACGTTACGGAGCGAGAGCTGCACCCGCACCACGGCGGGCACCACGCCAACAGCAGCCAGAATCCCGGCGGGCACAAGGAGCCCACGGTGCACCACGGGGTGGAGCTGGCCTCCGACCACCACGGGAACTTCTCCATCACCCTGCTCAACCTCACAGCGCAGGACAGCGGCATCTACTGCTGCCTGGTGATGGAGTTCAACCACCATCACTTTGAGCAGACAGTGCACGGTCTTATGGAGCTCCAGGTGCAAAAAG GCCAAGCCCCACTCTCCAAATGCACATTGCACCCAGCCTCCATCCAGGAAAGTGAAA aTATCACAGCGGCAGCCTTGGCCACTGGAGCCTGCATTGTGGGCATCCTCTGTCTTCCCCTGATCCTCCTCCTGGTCTACAAACAGCAGCAGGCAGCCTCCAACAGGC GTGCCCACGAGCTGGTGAGGATGGAGAG CAACGCGCAGGGGATTGAGAACCCCGTTTTTGAAGCCGTGTCTCAGGGGGCGTCGGAGTCGAAGCCCAAGCCCCCTCTGTCCTACGTGGCCCAGAGGCAGCCTTCTGAGTCCGGCCGGCACCTCCTCTCCGAGCCCAACACCCCGCTCTCTCCTCCTGGAGTCGGAGATGTTTTCTTCCCGTCACTAG ATCCCGTCCCCGACTCTCCTGATTCAGAAGCAGTGTAG